A single window of Aspergillus puulaauensis MK2 DNA, chromosome 5, nearly complete sequence DNA harbors:
- a CDS encoding ribonuclease Z (COG:Q;~EggNog:ENOG410PGTV;~InterPro:IPR027794,IPR001279,IPR036866;~PFAM:PF13691;~go_process: GO:0008033 - tRNA processing [Evidence IEA]) has product MKFFYQIVTTPTADTPGTVALLHFPNKRYLFGRVSEGTQRAMTENGTKLSGISQVFLTGPMSWNNSGGLIGVILTKADGVTTSVNAQEAVEREKEANRQKHGGQQQTGKSGARLQERAQLGDGEEQHDLTVHGPRNLAHTLATARRFVFRKGLPVYTKEYDTEGVSDGLGTNADDPFETPTWFDENIKAWVLPIKPSSSSGFSSPRKRSLDEFREHATQVVEVDRKSQDQLARESVVASMFNSDWHLDSLEETRLADVNLPAQIFVRNPETKDLEKYTGPLPGNGREVPEMNVLVRKPWPGASIEKIPTAQRCDESLCYIVKNHNLRGKFDPKRAMALGVEKGRKFGMLTLGESVESKDGKVITPEMVMEPSRPGKGLAVMDLPTPEYVQSLLSRPEWNSPSVMSNLEAFIWILGPGVGDDPRLQKFVASMPNCQHIVSSKDYCPNYLALQSAAGSAIRLARLRPDNYAVPEHNNDTRFLQTRSSINPIFGKSQESPSPFLPAEPGLIVNMEPEFKINTSEVIPRLNTASFLQRMPLSAVRRADIISRRLRAPEQQKRLEQFHKDLPGADAEIFTLGTGSSAPSKYRNVSSTLVHVPGSGYYLLDCGESTLGQLQRLFNPKELREVLQNLRMVWISHLHADHHLGIVSVLKAWYQENYPDGVPLSNTIEPSINKILEEKRLFVVSDGMMVEWLEEYAGVEDFGFSKLVPLSASPFRQEDGKLKTSLIYRHCRADGSYPKRELPESKPAQSELRYNKDDPTTFLLRKATGLTDLLTTYVSHCRGAMAVSLVFDNGFKVSFSGDCRPSSTFAEIGEDSTVLIHEATFHDSMAGSAIAKKHSTTGEAIQIGRQMRARAILLTHFSQRYQKIAEVEQHDANEKPKATEVPQQGTPTTTAAPDIPLDNDTQEDLTSSYTTESKTPAPAVVPIVTAFDLMRVRVRDMYTLGAYAPATERLFAVIERAGTQDARLTSLRQQHESKKPGKNKNKNKNKNQNSGGSPPNGDKRASKSPSPSREPLEPMPSIWDAPESESGWSSSDSGKGASF; this is encoded by the coding sequence ATGAAGTTCTTCTACCAGATCGTGACCACCCCGACGGCGGATACGCCGGGGACGGTGGCCCTCCTGCATTTTCCGAATAAGCGATACCTGTTCGGCCGGGTTTCAGAGGGGACTCAGCGGGCTATGACGGAAAATGGGACAAAGTTGAGCGGTATCTCTCAGGTTTTCCTCACGGGGCCCATGAGTTGGAATAATTCCGGAGGCTTGATTGGGGTGATCCTTACGAAGGCTGATGGAGTCACCACTTCCGTGAATGCGCAGGAGGCCGTTGAGCGCGAAAAGGAGGCGAATCGCCAGAAACACGgcgggcagcagcagactgGGAAGTCTGGAGCGAGATTGCAGGAGCGGGCCCAActcggggatggagaagagcagcaTGATTTGACTGTTCATGGACCTCGGAATCTTGCCCATACCCTGGCGACTGCTCGGAGGTTTGTCTTCAGGAAGGGATTGCCGGTGTATACGAAGGAATATGATACGGAAGGTGTGTCGGATGGTCTGGGTACTAATGCGGACGACCCTTTTGAGACACCGACTTGGTTTGATGAGAACATTAAGGCCTGGGTTTTGCCTATAAAgccttcgtcgtcctcgggATTCTCGAGcccaaggaagagaagcctCGATGAGTTCCGGGAGCATGCTACTcaggtggtggaagtggatCGGAAGAGCCAGGATCAACTCGCGAGAGAGTCCGTTGTTGCCAGCATGTTCAACTCAGACTGGCATCTGGATTCCCTGGAAGAAACGCGCCTTGCGGATGTCAACTTGCCTGCACAAATATTTGTGCGTAATCCAGAGACGAAAGATCTAGAGAAGTACACGGGACCCCTTCCTGGAAATGGCAGAGAGGTTCCCGAAATGAACGTCCTTGTCCGAAAACCCTGGCCTGGCGCCTCCATTGAGAAGATTCCCACAGCGCAGAGATGCGACGAAAGTCTATGTTACATTGTCAAAAATCACAACCTCAGAGGAAAATTTGATCCGAAGAGGGCCATGGCTCTAGGTGTCGAAAAGGGGCGCAAGTTTGGTATGCTTACCCTGGGTGAAAGTGTGGAGTCCAAAGATGGAAAGGTAATTACACCTGAAATGGTCATGGAACCATCAAGGCCCGGGAAAGGCCTGGCAGTGATGGACTTGCCCACCCCGGAGTATGTCCAGAGCCTCCTAAGTCGGCCGGAGTGGAACTCGCCCTCCGTAATGAGCAACCTAGAAGCTTTCATTTGGATATTGGGCCCAGGCGTCGGGGACGATCCTCGCCTTCAAAAGTTCGTTGCTTCGATGCCAAACTGCCAGCACATCGTTTCGAGCAAGGATTATTGCCCGAACTACCTGGCCCTGCAAAGTGCTGCTGGATCGGCAATTCGCTTGGCCCGGTTAAGGCCCGACAATTATGCAGTCCCCGAGCATAACAACGACACTCGCTTTCTGCAGACGCGGTCTTCTATTAACCCTATATTTGGCAAGAGCCAAGAGTCCCCTTCTCCATTTCTGCCGGCGGAGCCTGGTCTTATCGTCAACATGGAACCCgaatttaagattaatacTTCCGAAGTTATACCCCGGTTGAACACTGCCTCTTTCCTGCAAAGGATGCCATTATCCGCTGTACGTCGCGCAGATATCATCAGCCGACGGTTAAGAGCACCAGAGCAACAGAAAAGACTTGAGCAATTCCATAAGGACCTTCCAGGTGCCGATGCGGAGATTTTCACGCTTGGGACGGGGTCGTCTGCACCATCCAAATATCGAAATGTCTCTAGTACTCTGGTCCACGTTCCAGGCTCAGGATACTACCTGCTTGACTGTGGCGAGAGTACACTTGGCCAGCTTCAGCGTCTGTTCAACCCCAAAGAGCTCCGCGAAGTTCTTCAAAACCTACGAATGGTCTGGATTAGCCACCTTCATGCGGACCACCACCTTGGTATTGTTTCAGTCCTCAAGGCGTGGTACCAGGAGAACTACCCAGACGGAGTTCCACTGTCGAACACGATTGAGCCatctattaataagattttgGAGGAAAAGCGTCTGTTCGTCGTGTCTGACGGCATGATGGTTGAATGGCTGGAGGAGTATGCCGGTGTCGAGGATTTCGGCTTCTCAAAGCTCGTACCTTTATCCGCCAGCCCATTCCGACAGGAGGATGGTAAACTCAAGACAAGTCTCATCTACCGCCACTGTCGCGCGGACGGCTCCTATCCCAAACGGGAGCTTCCAGAGTCAAAACCTGCTCAATCTGAGCTGAGGTACAACAAGGATGATCCAACCACCTTTCTGCTTCGCAAGGCCACGGGTCTTACAGACCTTTTAACAACATACGTCTCTCACTGCCGTGGCGCCATGGCTGTCTCGCTCGTCTTCGATAATGGCTTCAAGGTCTCGTTTTCAGGCGACTGCCGACCCTCAAGCACTTTCGCGGAAATCGGGGAAGACTCTACCGTCCTGATCCACGAAGCCACTTTCCACGATAGTATGGCCGGTTCCGCCATTGCGAAAAAGCACTCTACCACTGGCGAGGCTATTCAGATCGGGCGTCAGATGCGCGCCCGCGCCATTCTCCTCACCCACTTCAGCCAGCGATACCAAAAGATAGCTGAGGTTGAGCAACATGATGCAAATGAAAAGCCCAAAGCGACTGAAGTTCCCCAACAAGGAACACCGACGACAACAGCAGCCCCAGACATCCCCCTTGATAACGACACCCAAGAGGACCTAACGTCGAGCTATACAACGGAATCTAAAACGCCAGCACCGGCTGTCGTCCCCATCGTTACGGCATTTGACCTTATGCGCGTGCGCGTGCGCGATATGTATACGCTCGGGGCCTACGCACCTGCAACCGAGAGACTTTTTGCCGTTATTGAGCGTGCCGGGACACAAGATGCCCGATTAACCAGCCTAAGACAGCAGCACGAATCCAAGAAACCGGGaaagaacaaaaacaagaacaagaacaagaatcaAAACAGCGGTGGCTCCCCGCCAAACGGGGATAAGAGGGCCAGCAAAAGcccgtctccatctcgtgAGCCATTAGAACCAATGCCTTCTATCTGGGATGCTcctgagagtgagagtggTTGGAGTTCGAGTGACTCTGGAAAGGGTGCTTCGTTCTGA
- a CDS encoding bZIP transcription factor (COG:S;~EggNog:ENOG410PHVW;~InterPro:IPR004827;~PFAM:PF00170,PF07716;~go_function: GO:0003700 - DNA-binding transcription factor activity [Evidence IEA];~go_process: GO:0006355 - regulation of transcription, DNA-templated [Evidence IEA]) — protein MAALAEHPVVAQTSYDQDLDTFINLDQLSYTPSEPARSKIGLTSQPSLPNSEFVSSDARSASFASSSQSPVAFPAPSHQYDEHKQQTGLPPGALAQAIPFNQMPQMGYGGASPGFAMNGEMFQPQIKRDEAPLDFNSTPTRNLSEMDLEADNNMNTVPGYFVSPNANKNQFVDPNALGGQEVVSMGSSTQVGRMYPGMHQQAALAKAAQQQRQHEMLRQQQQQQEQLQQQRNNATPQAQQPQASNAVVEERISRLLQQMKSASGSPSESPSPSSGGHLSKSKKDEQDMDEDERLLASEEGKKLSSKERRQLRNKVSARAFRSRRKEYIGQLESEVAQRTDEANQLRVQNRALYEENARLTDLARTLLSSPNFSQFLDEMNVSGLPSGQAQLSQQPQQSQPQVQQQQPPAMSQAPMQQANIPKEPAANHGQQEFQMQQQNSQMGMMMVPSQGIDVSTMNMNNGGWNTGIDVNFSNAPVFAVLEVPEPPVDTEILSGKSTALDGLNYPEAPSTKDAPLVDRFPEEQPTADAGNLNVEVDESDPVLALFADQPKQSVSQISEDSSFDGIESSKPSAYEIVVESDSKADANRLASLCSSMEDAFQRVSMLTAHLQ, from the exons ATGGCCGCCCTCGCGGAACATCCGGTTGTCGCTCAGACGTCTTACGACCAAGATCTCGACACATTCATCAACCTCGATCAACTCAGCTACACTCCTTCAGAACCAGCCCGATCGAAAATTGGTTTAACTTCACAGCCGTCTTTGCCTAACTCGGAATTTGTTTCCAGCGATGCACGAAGTGCCAGCTTTGCCTCGTCCAGTCAATCACCGGTCGCATTTCCCGCCCCTAGCCATCAATATGATGAGCACAAGCAGCAGACAGGTCTCCCACCAGGTGCCCTGGCCCAAGCCATCCCCTTCAACCAAATGCCTCAGATGGGATATGGTGGTGCAAGCCCCGGTTTCGCTATGAATGGCGAAATGTTCCAACCTCAGATCAAGCGCGACGAAGCGCCCCTTGACTTCAACTCCACCCCAACTCGAAACCTTTCAGAGATGGACCTTGAGGCCGACAACAACATGAACACTGTACCTGGATACTTTGTCTCACCAAATGCCAACAAAAACCAATTTGTGGACCCTAATGCCCTTGGAGGACAAGAGGTCGTTTCCATGGGATCCTCCACCCAAGTTGGACGCATGTACCCTGGTATGCACCAGCAAGCTGCACTGGCTAAGGCGGCTCAACAGCAGAGACAGCATGAAATGCTccgccaacagcagcaacaacaggaaCAACTCCAACAGCAACGCAACAACGCCACTCCTCAGGCACAGCAGCCCCAGGCCTCAAACGCAGTGGTTGAGGAACGGATCTCTCGCCTCTTGCAGCAAATGAAGTCCGCTTCTGGAAGCCCTTCAGagtctccctctccatcgtCCGGTGGTCATTTGTCAAAGTCCAAGAAGGATGAGCAGGacatggatgaggatgagagaCTTCTCGCTAGCGAGGAAGGCAAGAAACTGAGTAGCAAGGAGCGCCGGCAGCTCCGCAACAAGGTTTCCGCTCGTGCTTTTAGATCTCGGAGAAAAG AATACATCGGCCAGCTGGAGAGCGAGGTGGCGCAGAGAACCGACGAGGCTAACCAACTGCGCGTTCAGAACCGTGCTCTCTACGAGGAAAATGCTCGTCTCACCGATCTTGCTCGTACACTTTTGTCGTCGCCAAACTTCTCCCAGTTCCTCGATGAGATGAACGTTAGTGGTCTTCCCAGCGGCCAAGCACAACTATcgcagcagcctcagcagtCGCAGCCCCAAgtacagcagcagcaacccccGGCCATGTCGCAGGCCCCGATGCAGCAAGCGAACATCCCCAAAGAGCCAGCTGCCAACCATGGCCAGCAGGAATTTCAAATGCAGCAGCAAAACTCTCAGATGGGAATGATGATGGTCCCTAGCCAGGGTATTGATGTTTCTACaatgaacatgaacaacGGTGGCTGGAACACTGGAATTGATGTCAACTTCAGCAACGCCCCCGTTTTCGCTGTCCTGGAAGTCCCTGAGCCCCCTGTCGACACTGAGATCCTTTCTGGCAAATCGACCGCCCTCGACGGCCTGAACTACCCCGAGGCTCCTAGTACCAAGGATGCTCCGCTCGTCGACCGCTTCCCCGAAGAACAACCCACGGCCGACGCTGGGAACTTAAAcgtggaggttgatgagTCCGACCCCGTCCTTGCACTGTTTGCCGACCAGCCCAAGCAGTCCGTGTCACAAATCTCCGAAGACTCATCCTTTGATGGTATCGAGTCTAGCAAACCCTCCGCTTACGAGATTGTCGTCGAGAGTGACTCCAAGGCTGATGCCAACCGACTTGCTTCCCTCTGCAGTAGCATGGAAGATGCATTCCAACGCGTTTCCATGCTCACTGCTCATCTTCAATGA